From one Geoalkalibacter halelectricus genomic stretch:
- a CDS encoding methyl-accepting chemotaxis protein, with protein MRLIDNLKISTKLFLSFGVVLALFLGFSLMSYVNADRIGAQATVLKQERFTHAIAALELVNHADGIVNFLVAAADAQRTDLLRQAEETLAGYREALEELRALNPSPALRAGLDDLDQSVVAMFAAGKSMADTAIAQDFMGMIEARPAFAETREVFSVQAERLKQTGASELHSGLEDIDALAGSTAQTGLMVSLFALVFAALLAVLIARSISRPLKSSLAMLQELERGHLHHRLGMRRKDEIGTMARGLDAFAESLENEVVAALERLAQGDLTFSARPRGAGDRLRNAVSKVGGDLNNLLHEISNGADQITSGSNQVSSSSQSVSEMATRQAGALQQIGASINEIESQTRLNAQNCGQVDLLAAQARDAAASSNHHVERMVGTINAIAAAGQSISKIIKSIDEIAFQTNLLALNAAVEAARAGQHGKGFAVVAEEVRNLAARSARAAQETSQLITSAVDQTGEGVAVAEQTAAALSDLTERIAKVSGLIGEVTVASREQAEGIKQVTQGVDQVDIAVQQNTASAEESAAAAEQLSAQAEQLKQMISRFRLV; from the coding sequence ATGCGGCTCATCGACAACCTGAAAATCTCAACCAAGTTGTTCCTGTCCTTTGGGGTGGTGCTGGCGCTTTTTCTCGGCTTTTCCCTGATGAGCTACGTCAATGCCGACCGTATCGGGGCGCAGGCGACGGTGCTCAAGCAGGAGCGTTTCACTCATGCCATCGCGGCTCTGGAGTTGGTGAATCACGCCGACGGAATCGTTAATTTTCTGGTTGCCGCGGCCGATGCCCAGCGAACCGATCTGCTGCGGCAGGCCGAGGAAACCCTTGCCGGGTATCGCGAGGCCCTCGAGGAACTGCGCGCCTTGAATCCCTCACCTGCCTTGCGCGCCGGCCTCGACGACCTCGACCAAAGCGTGGTCGCCATGTTCGCCGCGGGCAAGAGCATGGCCGATACCGCCATCGCCCAGGATTTCATGGGCATGATCGAAGCGCGACCCGCCTTTGCCGAAACCCGCGAGGTTTTTTCGGTCCAGGCCGAGCGTCTCAAGCAAACGGGTGCGAGCGAATTGCACTCGGGGCTCGAGGATATCGATGCCCTGGCCGGCAGTACTGCCCAAACTGGCCTGATGGTGTCCCTGTTTGCTCTGGTGTTTGCTGCTCTTCTTGCGGTGCTGATCGCCCGCAGTATCTCACGGCCCCTCAAAAGCAGCCTGGCCATGCTGCAGGAACTGGAGCGGGGGCACCTCCACCATCGCCTCGGGATGCGGCGCAAGGATGAAATCGGTACGATGGCCCGCGGTTTGGATGCCTTTGCCGAGAGCCTGGAAAATGAAGTCGTGGCTGCCCTGGAGCGCCTGGCGCAAGGTGATCTGACCTTCAGTGCCCGCCCACGCGGCGCCGGCGATCGTTTGCGCAATGCCGTCTCCAAGGTTGGCGGCGATCTCAACAACCTGTTGCATGAAATCAGCAACGGAGCGGACCAGATCACCAGCGGCTCGAATCAGGTTTCGTCCTCAAGCCAATCCGTGTCGGAGATGGCCACGCGCCAAGCCGGAGCGTTGCAGCAAATCGGCGCCTCCATCAACGAGATCGAATCCCAGACCCGGCTTAACGCCCAGAATTGCGGCCAGGTCGACCTCCTGGCCGCGCAGGCGCGCGATGCCGCCGCGTCCAGCAACCATCACGTCGAGCGCATGGTCGGGACCATTAACGCCATTGCCGCGGCTGGACAGAGTATCTCCAAGATCATCAAGAGCATCGACGAAATCGCCTTTCAGACCAATCTGCTCGCTCTCAATGCCGCCGTGGAGGCGGCGCGCGCCGGCCAGCACGGCAAGGGGTTCGCGGTGGTGGCCGAGGAAGTGCGCAATCTTGCGGCGCGCAGCGCCAGGGCCGCCCAGGAAACCAGTCAACTCATCACCTCAGCCGTGGACCAGACGGGGGAAGGGGTCGCGGTCGCCGAGCAGACCGCCGCCGCGCTGTCCGACCTTACCGAGCGCATCGCCAAGGTCAGCGGGTTGATCGGCGAAGTGACGGTCGCTTCGCGCGAACAAGCCGAAGGCATCAAGCAAGTTACCCAGGGGGTGGATCAGGTCGATATCGCCGTGCAGCAGAATACGGCCAGCGCCGAGGAGAGCGCGGCGGCCGCCGAGCAGCTCTCGGCCCAGGCCGAGCAGCTCAAGCAGATGATCAGCAGGTTTCGGCTAGTCTAG
- a CDS encoding rhodanese-like domain-containing protein — protein MPRVDIPALLAAEVQSALNSGEDLVLLDIRIQQEVDKYYIDHPKRLVIPFNSLLERVGEIPQGKKIIIVDVNGQRGPTSGRFLSARGFSDVVFLNGGMQRWVVEGMPVKTGN, from the coding sequence TTGCCGCGCGTCGACATCCCCGCGCTGCTCGCCGCAGAAGTGCAGAGCGCCCTGAATTCGGGCGAGGATCTAGTTCTCCTCGACATTCGTATTCAGCAGGAGGTCGACAAATATTACATCGACCACCCCAAGCGTCTGGTGATTCCCTTCAACAGTCTGCTGGAGCGGGTCGGTGAGATACCTCAAGGCAAGAAAATCATCATCGTGGACGTCAATGGACAGCGCGGACCGACTTCCGGGCGTTTCCTCAGCGCGCGCGGGTTTTCCGACGTGGTGTTTCTCAACGGCGGCATGCAGCGCTGGGTCGTGGAGGGCATGCCCGTAAAAACCGGGAACTAG
- a CDS encoding rhodanese-like domain-containing protein, with product MRRIMLCTLLFALLAWSGPVAAVEDPPEISAADLKTLMDKGEALVVFPLSLIEFNSLHIAGSVHIELGQIPAALPADKNQTLVFYCLGRT from the coding sequence ATGAGACGCATTATGCTCTGCACCCTGCTGTTTGCCCTCCTGGCTTGGAGCGGCCCGGTCGCGGCCGTGGAAGATCCACCCGAGATCAGCGCGGCGGATCTCAAGACCCTGATGGACAAAGGCGAGGCCCTGGTGGTGTTTCCCCTGAGCCTCATCGAGTTCAACAGCTTGCACATCGCCGGTTCGGTGCATATCGAACTCGGCCAGATTCCCGCGGCTCTTCCGGCGGATAAGAATCAGACCCTGGTGTTTTACTGCCTGGGCCGAACCTGA
- a CDS encoding methyl-accepting chemotaxis protein has product MKNVGLGLKLLGGFVLVAVVTLGVGLVGVFGVTGLQDDIQTLGREKLPAVAYLYTIKEAAQGSTIVHRSLLNPGFSLAEREALYEENVRTRGVIQAAREAYLELPLSAEERALYDELMAAWRVRADAVNRFTELSRRLDETGILNPARLRADLEKFRGDHYRAAVQTQDLIHAGTDFQGGEDPTLCAFGRWLPIFETTNPQLRNLLRQVSGVHDEFHGAVARIKSLVQRGYAEQAQELYRTTMMPAVDRTLEVFDEMIQVAGRAEALQAEMSDLLMGDVALHSARTYELLDQLIAVTGAGAEEAVAAAESEVRQAVQLSLLGIVLGVFLALLFGVLLTRGITKPLAGTLAMIEDLAQGRLGRRLNMKRKDEIGRMAQAMDRFAENLEKEVLEAFKRLAEGDFTFKAQGLIREPLARANVSLNALVGELQQVANQIAGAGGEVADASQSLSQGATEQASSLEEISASMNEMVAQTRQSAENAGQADRLSDEAQKAAEEGNRKMKDMTLAMTEISEAGQSISKIIKTIEEIAFQTNLLALNAAVEAARAGQHGKGFAVVAEEVRNLAARSAKAAQETAQLIEGTVEKTGRGTQIAQETAQSLDGIVVGVRKVSDLIAEIAAASNEQAEGIGQVNSGLSQIDQVTQQNTANAEESAAAAEELSAQAMQLKQMLGRFRLDAAPVSEQSPRAISAPPVSQGSSSEDWPRAQATPAKQPSIALDDEEFGRY; this is encoded by the coding sequence ATGAAAAATGTCGGACTGGGATTGAAGTTGTTGGGAGGATTCGTGCTGGTGGCCGTTGTAACACTTGGCGTGGGGCTGGTGGGCGTGTTCGGGGTGACCGGCCTGCAGGATGATATCCAAACCCTGGGCCGCGAAAAGCTGCCGGCCGTCGCGTATCTCTATACCATCAAGGAAGCGGCGCAAGGCTCGACCATCGTGCATCGTTCCCTGCTCAATCCAGGGTTTAGCTTGGCTGAGCGCGAGGCGCTCTACGAGGAGAACGTGCGGACCCGCGGCGTCATCCAGGCGGCGCGCGAAGCCTACCTGGAGCTGCCCCTGAGTGCCGAGGAGCGTGCTCTTTACGACGAACTCATGGCGGCTTGGCGGGTGCGCGCCGATGCGGTGAACCGCTTCACCGAGTTGTCGCGTCGCCTCGACGAAACCGGCATCCTCAACCCCGCCCGCCTGCGCGCCGATCTGGAAAAATTCCGCGGCGATCATTACCGCGCCGCGGTTCAAACGCAAGACCTGATTCATGCGGGGACCGATTTTCAGGGCGGCGAGGATCCGACCCTGTGCGCCTTCGGGCGCTGGCTGCCGATCTTTGAGACCACCAACCCGCAACTGCGCAATCTGCTGCGCCAGGTCAGCGGCGTGCACGATGAGTTTCACGGCGCCGTCGCGCGCATCAAAAGCCTTGTTCAACGCGGCTATGCCGAGCAGGCTCAGGAACTCTACCGCACGACCATGATGCCGGCGGTGGACAGAACTCTCGAAGTGTTTGATGAAATGATTCAGGTGGCGGGCCGCGCCGAAGCTCTGCAGGCCGAAATGTCGGATCTGCTCATGGGCGACGTCGCGCTGCACAGCGCGCGCACCTACGAACTGCTCGACCAGCTTATCGCAGTGACCGGGGCCGGTGCCGAAGAGGCCGTGGCCGCTGCCGAAAGCGAGGTGCGGCAGGCCGTTCAATTGAGTCTTCTGGGCATCGTTCTGGGCGTTTTTCTGGCTCTGCTTTTCGGCGTGCTCCTGACCCGCGGCATTACCAAACCCCTGGCCGGCACCCTGGCCATGATCGAGGACCTGGCCCAAGGGCGCCTCGGTCGCCGCCTGAACATGAAGCGCAAAGACGAAATCGGGCGCATGGCGCAGGCCATGGACCGGTTTGCGGAAAATCTCGAAAAGGAGGTACTCGAAGCCTTCAAGCGCCTGGCCGAGGGGGATTTCACCTTCAAGGCTCAGGGTCTCATTCGCGAGCCCCTGGCGCGGGCCAATGTCAGCCTCAACGCCCTGGTCGGCGAGCTGCAGCAGGTCGCCAACCAGATCGCCGGCGCCGGGGGCGAAGTGGCCGATGCCAGCCAGTCCCTGTCCCAGGGCGCCACCGAACAGGCGAGTTCCCTGGAGGAGATCTCAGCCTCCATGAACGAGATGGTTGCCCAGACCCGCCAGAGCGCCGAAAACGCGGGGCAGGCCGATCGCCTCTCCGACGAGGCGCAAAAAGCGGCGGAAGAAGGCAATCGCAAGATGAAGGATATGACGCTGGCCATGACCGAGATTTCCGAGGCCGGGCAGAGCATCTCCAAAATCATCAAAACCATCGAGGAAATTGCCTTTCAGACCAACCTGCTCGCTCTTAACGCCGCCGTGGAGGCGGCGCGCGCCGGCCAGCACGGCAAGGGCTTTGCCGTGGTCGCCGAGGAAGTGCGCAACCTGGCGGCGCGCAGCGCCAAAGCCGCTCAGGAAACGGCGCAACTGATCGAGGGAACGGTGGAAAAAACCGGCCGCGGCACCCAGATTGCCCAGGAAACGGCGCAATCCCTGGATGGAATCGTGGTGGGGGTGCGCAAGGTCTCCGACCTCATCGCCGAGATCGCCGCAGCATCCAACGAGCAGGCCGAAGGCATCGGGCAGGTCAATTCCGGCCTCTCCCAGATCGACCAGGTGACCCAGCAGAACACCGCCAACGCCGAGGAAAGTGCCGCGGCCGCTGAGGAATTGTCGGCCCAGGCCATGCAGCTCAAGCAGATGCTGGGGCGGTTTCGCCTCGATGCCGCTCCTGTGTCGGAGCAATCGCCCCGTGCGATCAGCGCGCCGCCGGTTTCGCAAGGCTCAAGCAGCGAGGATTGGCCGCGTGCCCAAGCCACACCCGCCAAACAACCGAGCATCGCCCTGGACGACGAGGAATTCGGGCGCTATTGA
- a CDS encoding type 1 glutamine amidotransferase has translation MVLIVEIDPRCPAGLFGELLSSWGQVHQYWRAHDQASPPPLDQVRAAIVLGGAMGVGDVDAFPFLLDVKDFLRTALAAQLPFLGICLGGQLLAEALGAAVYSGRRGEHGCNTINLTAAGRRDPLFADLPTPFPTFHWHNDSFDIPAGAIHLASTSTCPGQAFRHGNAWGLQFHPEVDAAIVDDWRRRAGRDAAVVADFVRHSAALRRTGQDLLRRFLTLPFP, from the coding sequence ATGGTGCTCATCGTCGAAATCGATCCCCGCTGCCCTGCCGGGCTGTTTGGCGAATTGCTCAGCTCCTGGGGCCAGGTGCATCAGTACTGGCGTGCCCATGACCAGGCGTCCCCGCCGCCCCTCGATCAGGTGCGCGCCGCCATCGTTCTCGGTGGTGCCATGGGGGTGGGTGACGTCGACGCCTTTCCCTTTCTCTTGGACGTCAAAGACTTTCTGCGCACCGCCCTCGCCGCGCAGCTTCCCTTTTTGGGCATCTGCCTTGGCGGGCAACTGCTGGCCGAGGCCCTTGGCGCCGCCGTGTATAGCGGCCGGCGCGGCGAGCACGGCTGCAACACCATCAACCTGACCGCCGCCGGGCGCCGCGATCCGCTGTTCGCCGATCTGCCCACGCCCTTTCCCACCTTCCATTGGCACAACGACAGCTTCGATATCCCCGCCGGGGCCATTCACTTGGCCTCCACATCCACCTGCCCGGGCCAGGCCTTTCGCCACGGCAATGCCTGGGGGCTGCAATTTCACCCCGAGGTCGATGCCGCCATCGTCGATGATTGGCGCCGGCGCGCGGGACGCGATGCGGCGGTGGTGGCCGACTTCGTTCGTCACAGCGCCGCCTTGCGGCGGACCGGCCAGGACCTGCTGCGCCGATTCTTGACCTTGCCTTTTCCCTGA
- the modC gene encoding molybdenum ABC transporter ATP-binding protein has protein sequence MKLEVSVRKRYQGFSLNADFAVEGRRIGVFGPSGSGKSTLMNLLAGLVSADEGHIRLDGATLYDGARGIAVAPERRRIAVVFQHAHLFPHLSVRANLLYGYKRLARKERCVDPGALYEVLNLGPLLERGVTRLSGGERQRVALGRAVLAHPRLILMDEPVTGLDDGLKYQVLPYLKKTFAEFGIPLIFVSHSLNEMRLMTEQVLEFQGGRLVSQSSAEELARRRMAESPAGYINLLRLEDRRAQEDLWNYRWGEHRLILTSDGAQVFELSSKDISLFKRHPAAASARNILPCRVVDTFAAGNRVGVDLACGGAKLVSQVVHEAARELELRPGAEVFAIIKASAFRPLY, from the coding sequence ATGAAACTTGAGGTCTCGGTGCGCAAGCGTTATCAGGGCTTTTCCCTCAATGCCGATTTTGCCGTCGAGGGGCGGCGCATCGGGGTTTTCGGCCCCTCGGGCAGCGGCAAATCGACCCTGATGAATCTGCTCGCCGGCCTGGTGTCCGCCGATGAGGGCCATATTCGCCTGGATGGCGCCACCCTCTACGACGGCGCGCGTGGCATTGCGGTCGCTCCCGAGCGGCGGCGCATCGCGGTGGTGTTTCAGCATGCCCATCTCTTTCCCCACCTGAGCGTGCGCGCCAATCTGCTCTACGGCTACAAGCGGCTGGCCCGCAAGGAGCGCTGCGTCGATCCGGGGGCGCTCTACGAAGTGCTCAATCTCGGTCCCCTGCTGGAGCGCGGCGTCACCCGCCTCTCCGGCGGCGAGCGCCAGCGCGTCGCCCTGGGGCGGGCGGTGCTCGCTCATCCACGCCTGATCCTCATGGATGAGCCGGTCACCGGCCTCGATGACGGCCTCAAATATCAGGTGCTGCCCTACCTGAAAAAAACCTTTGCCGAGTTCGGCATTCCGCTGATCTTCGTCAGCCATTCCCTCAATGAAATGCGTTTGATGACCGAGCAGGTGCTGGAATTTCAGGGTGGACGGCTGGTAAGTCAGTCCAGCGCCGAGGAACTGGCGCGGCGGCGCATGGCGGAGAGTCCGGCGGGCTACATCAATCTGCTGCGGCTCGAGGATCGCCGTGCCCAGGAGGATCTGTGGAATTATCGCTGGGGCGAGCACCGCTTGATCCTGACCAGCGACGGCGCCCAGGTTTTTGAACTCTCCTCCAAGGACATATCATTGTTCAAGCGTCATCCCGCGGCGGCCAGCGCGCGCAACATCCTGCCCTGCCGGGTGGTCGACACCTTCGCCGCCGGCAACCGGGTCGGTGTCGACTTGGCCTGCGGTGGTGCTAAACTGGTGTCCCAGGTGGTGCACGAAGCGGCACGGGAATTGGAATTGCGACCGGGTGCCGAAGTTTTCGCCATCATCAAGGCCTCGGCTTTTCGGCCGCTATATTGA
- the modB gene encoding molybdate ABC transporter permease subunit, whose protein sequence is MPDFTPADYQAMLLSAKVAFTATLLSLPLGFAVAWLLVFSRVPGKALIDGIVNLPLVLPPVVVGYLLLLAMGSQGWLGGVLDAWGVRVIFTWKAAVLASMVVGFPLLVRAIRLGMESIDTHLIQASRTLGAPWYDTLFTVILPLSTRALIAGATLMFARSLGEFGATIIVAGNIPGVTQTIPLAIFDYTNTPGGDRMALALCLVSIALALAVLLFNEGLVKRRERGVRS, encoded by the coding sequence ATGCCCGACTTCACCCCCGCCGATTACCAGGCCATGCTTCTCTCGGCCAAGGTGGCGTTCACCGCGACCCTGCTCTCGCTGCCCCTGGGGTTTGCCGTGGCCTGGCTGCTGGTGTTCAGTCGCGTGCCGGGCAAGGCCCTGATTGACGGGATCGTCAACCTGCCCCTGGTGCTGCCGCCGGTGGTGGTGGGCTATCTGCTGCTGCTCGCCATGGGCAGCCAGGGCTGGCTCGGCGGTGTGCTTGATGCCTGGGGCGTGCGGGTCATCTTTACCTGGAAGGCGGCGGTGCTGGCGTCCATGGTGGTGGGCTTTCCCCTGCTGGTGCGCGCCATTCGCCTGGGCATGGAGAGCATTGATACCCATCTGATCCAGGCCTCGCGCACCCTGGGCGCGCCCTGGTACGATACCCTCTTCACGGTGATTCTGCCCCTCTCGACCCGCGCCCTCATCGCCGGCGCGACCCTGATGTTCGCCCGCAGCCTGGGCGAATTCGGTGCCACCATCATCGTCGCCGGCAACATTCCCGGCGTGACCCAGACCATTCCCCTGGCCATTTTCGACTACACCAACACCCCCGGCGGCGACCGCATGGCCCTGGCTCTGTGCCTGGTGTCCATCGCCCTGGCCCTGGCGGTGCTGCTGTTCAACGAGGGCCTGGTCAAACGGCGGGAGCGGGGAGTGCGCTCATGA
- the modA gene encoding molybdate ABC transporter substrate-binding protein produces MKRVVGVLLVVLFLQVFAVVAVQAGEVRLSAAATLAEAMREISALYEQKEPEVKVLPNFGASGALARQIEQGAPVDLFVSANRRWMEHLAAQGRMEEASQGILASNKLVLVGRRDLENSSLEDLVRLERIAIVNPRSGPAGEYAEQALRALGLYERLAPKLVMAQDVRQAVVYADRGEVAAALVYKTDALLARQAKILYEVSPELHDEIAYPLALTVSGAGNPAAVAFLAFLQGPEARQVLEKYGFLVAP; encoded by the coding sequence ATGAAGCGTGTTGTCGGAGTTCTTTTGGTTGTCCTGTTCCTCCAGGTCTTCGCCGTCGTTGCAGTTCAGGCTGGTGAGGTGCGGCTGTCCGCGGCCGCCACGCTGGCGGAGGCCATGCGGGAAATCAGCGCCCTGTATGAGCAAAAGGAGCCTGAGGTCAAGGTGCTGCCCAATTTCGGCGCCTCGGGCGCCCTGGCCAGACAGATCGAGCAGGGCGCGCCCGTGGACCTGTTCGTTTCGGCCAACCGGCGCTGGATGGAGCATCTGGCGGCGCAGGGCCGGATGGAGGAAGCGTCCCAGGGCATTCTGGCCTCCAACAAGCTGGTGCTGGTCGGGCGCAGGGATCTGGAAAATTCGTCCTTGGAAGATCTGGTTCGACTGGAGCGCATCGCCATCGTCAACCCCAGAAGCGGTCCGGCGGGCGAGTATGCCGAGCAGGCCTTGCGCGCCCTGGGGCTCTATGAGCGGCTCGCGCCTAAACTGGTCATGGCGCAGGATGTGCGCCAAGCCGTGGTCTATGCCGACCGCGGCGAGGTCGCCGCTGCCCTGGTCTACAAAACCGACGCCCTGCTCGCCCGGCAGGCAAAAATTCTTTACGAGGTTTCCCCCGAGCTCCATGACGAGATCGCCTATCCCCTGGCCTTGACCGTCTCCGGCGCGGGAAACCCTGCTGCGGTCGCCTTCCTCGCCTTTCTGCAAGGTCCCGAGGCCCGCCAGGTGCTGGAAAAATATGGTTTCCTCGTCGCACCCTAA
- a CDS encoding radical SAM protein: MSKSCPMMAMKKQSEHPCFGGDHGKAGRVHLPVAPGCNIKCGFCERKFDCANESRPGVTSRVLKPAEALERVRLLLRHPKVGDKLRVVGIAGPGDPLANERTFETFRLVKEAYPDMMLCLSTNGLLLPERIDEIAALDVHSLTVTINALTAETGAKVYEWVRYRGEVLRGEQGAALLLEKQLAGVEAAAARGLLVKVNHVYIPGVNDHETLDLAVKVRNLGATMMNIIPVIPIGLFKDIAPPSDAVMEMVRNQAELILSQARHCRQCRADAAGLVGQDIDLAELHAQAG, encoded by the coding sequence ATGAGCAAATCCTGCCCGATGATGGCCATGAAGAAACAAAGCGAACACCCCTGCTTCGGCGGCGACCACGGCAAGGCGGGGCGCGTGCATCTGCCGGTGGCGCCGGGATGCAACATCAAATGCGGCTTCTGCGAACGCAAGTTCGACTGCGCCAACGAAAGCCGCCCCGGCGTGACCAGCCGGGTCCTCAAGCCCGCCGAGGCCCTGGAACGGGTACGGCTGCTGCTGCGCCATCCCAAGGTCGGCGACAAGCTGCGCGTGGTGGGCATCGCCGGCCCCGGCGACCCCCTGGCGAACGAGCGCACCTTCGAGACCTTTCGCCTGGTCAAGGAGGCTTATCCCGACATGATGCTGTGTCTGTCCACCAACGGGTTGCTGTTGCCCGAACGCATTGATGAAATCGCCGCCCTCGACGTGCACAGCCTCACCGTCACCATCAACGCCCTGACCGCCGAGACCGGCGCCAAGGTCTATGAGTGGGTACGCTATCGCGGCGAGGTGCTGCGCGGCGAGCAGGGCGCCGCCCTGCTGCTGGAAAAACAGCTCGCGGGTGTCGAGGCGGCGGCCGCGCGCGGCCTGCTGGTCAAGGTCAACCACGTCTACATCCCCGGCGTCAACGATCACGAAACCCTGGATCTGGCCGTCAAGGTGCGCAATCTCGGCGCGACCATGATGAACATCATCCCGGTGATTCCCATCGGCCTGTTCAAGGACATCGCGCCGCCCTCCGACGCCGTCATGGAGATGGTGCGCAACCAGGCCGAACTCATCCTCTCCCAGGCGCGCCACTGCCGCCAGTGCCGCGCCGATGCCGCCGGGCTGGTGGGGCAGGATATCGACCTCGCCGAGTTGCATGCGCAGGCGGGATGA
- a CDS encoding NifB/NifX family molybdenum-iron cluster-binding protein yields MLIAVASKSGTQVDQHFGHAERFLIYDCAGGKPRLVTEKPVEKYCSFDPDHPFREDKFSTIVAALEGCRAVVTAQIGELPKQELEKRGIAAINAVGPVEQAVLAAHGSLCGCGFKGRATCGEKSC; encoded by the coding sequence ATGCTCATCGCCGTCGCATCCAAATCCGGTACCCAGGTCGACCAGCACTTCGGTCACGCCGAGCGTTTCCTCATCTATGACTGCGCCGGCGGCAAGCCGCGGTTGGTGACCGAGAAGCCGGTGGAAAAATACTGCTCCTTCGATCCCGATCACCCTTTTCGCGAGGACAAGTTCAGCACCATCGTCGCCGCCCTGGAAGGTTGCCGTGCGGTGGTCACCGCGCAGATCGGCGAGTTGCCCAAACAAGAACTGGAAAAACGCGGCATCGCCGCCATCAATGCCGTCGGACCCGTCGAGCAGGCGGTGCTCGCCGCCCATGGCAGCCTGTGCGGTTGTGGGTTCAAGGGGCGGGCGACCTGCGGGGAAAAAAGCTGCTGA
- the fdxB gene encoding ferredoxin III, nif-specific — MAYLTGKTKGGKDWTPAFIEALDPEKCIGCGRCYKVCSRNVFAPEDFEDEETESVRMIMTIANDQNCIGCVACGVTCSKKAFSFKPLEV; from the coding sequence ATGGCCTATCTGACCGGCAAGACCAAGGGCGGCAAGGACTGGACCCCCGCCTTCATCGAGGCCCTCGATCCTGAAAAGTGCATCGGCTGCGGACGCTGCTACAAGGTGTGCTCGCGTAACGTGTTCGCCCCGGAGGATTTCGAGGACGAGGAAACCGAATCCGTGCGCATGATCATGACCATCGCCAACGACCAGAACTGCATCGGCTGCGTGGCCTGCGGGGTGACCTGCAGCAAGAAGGCTTTTTCCTTCAAGCCCCTGGAAGTCTGA
- the nifX gene encoding nitrogen fixation protein NifX: protein MKVAFASTDKTHIDEHFGQAEHFYIWEVGPDQAEFTGVIQVRADGPGHSDDKIEARAAALEDCALVYVAEIGGPAAARLVAKKIHPIKSKDQEPISLVVEKLQEVLRGSPPPWLRKAMLKGERPGL, encoded by the coding sequence ATGAAAGTCGCGTTTGCCAGCACCGACAAAACCCATATCGATGAGCATTTCGGCCAGGCCGAACATTTCTACATTTGGGAAGTGGGGCCGGACCAGGCCGAATTTACCGGGGTCATCCAGGTGCGTGCCGATGGTCCGGGGCACTCCGACGATAAGATCGAGGCGCGCGCCGCCGCCTTGGAGGATTGCGCCCTGGTCTACGTCGCCGAAATCGGCGGACCCGCGGCGGCGCGTCTGGTGGCCAAGAAGATCCACCCCATCAAGAGCAAGGATCAGGAGCCGATCAGCCTGGTGGTCGAGAAACTTCAGGAAGTGCTGCGCGGCAGCCCGCCGCCCTGGCTGCGCAAGGCGATGCTCAAGGGTGAGCGGCCGGGGCTTTGA